The Comamonas sp. GB3 AK4-5 genome includes a region encoding these proteins:
- a CDS encoding PA0069 family radical SAM protein, with translation MPQPSHPDTPDALQPVTLHKGRAALSQIAHRFARDAREAMDDGWGQGAEGEDDAFTPAALHTQLEWEQCKSAFSRHDSPDLPFHLGLNPYRGCEHGCIYCYARPTHGYLGYSPGLDFETRLIAKANMPEVLRAELSRPSHRAAPVMLGSVTDCYQPIERELGLTRRVIEVLAQARHPFSIVTKGSGVERDLDLLVPLARQRLVAVYVTLTTLQPELARRLEPRAAAPHRRLRTVRILAEAGVPVGVSLAPQIPFLNDDLEQVLAAAHAAGARQAFYAVLRLPWEVAPLFEAWLRQHYPDRAQRVLERVRDLHGISEEQRAEGKVYSSQFGQRMKGQGAWADMLGQRFALACRKLGLNRERVRLDCSLYHHSLLSGQQSLF, from the coding sequence GCCCTGCAGCCCGTCACGCTGCACAAGGGGCGGGCCGCGCTCAGCCAGATTGCCCACCGCTTTGCCCGCGATGCGCGCGAGGCGATGGACGACGGCTGGGGGCAGGGCGCTGAGGGCGAAGACGATGCCTTTACACCCGCCGCCCTGCACACCCAACTGGAGTGGGAGCAGTGCAAATCCGCCTTCAGCCGCCACGACTCGCCCGATCTGCCTTTTCACCTGGGGCTGAACCCCTATCGGGGCTGCGAGCATGGCTGCATTTATTGCTATGCCCGGCCCACCCACGGCTATCTGGGTTATTCGCCGGGGCTGGACTTTGAAACCCGGCTGATTGCCAAAGCCAATATGCCCGAAGTGCTGCGGGCCGAGCTGTCCAGGCCCAGCCACCGGGCCGCGCCCGTGATGCTGGGCTCGGTCACCGACTGCTACCAGCCCATAGAGCGCGAGCTGGGGCTGACGCGGCGTGTGATCGAGGTGCTGGCCCAGGCGCGCCACCCGTTTTCCATCGTCACCAAGGGCAGCGGTGTGGAGCGCGATCTGGACCTGCTGGTGCCGCTGGCGCGCCAGCGGCTGGTGGCCGTGTACGTCACCCTCACCACGCTGCAGCCCGAGCTGGCCCGCAGGCTGGAGCCCCGGGCCGCAGCGCCGCACCGGCGGCTGCGCACCGTGCGCATCCTGGCCGAGGCCGGTGTGCCCGTGGGCGTGAGCCTGGCGCCGCAAATCCCTTTTTTGAACGATGACCTGGAGCAGGTGCTGGCCGCAGCCCACGCGGCCGGCGCGCGCCAGGCCTTTTATGCCGTGCTGCGTCTGCCCTGGGAGGTGGCGCCCCTGTTTGAAGCCTGGCTGCGCCAGCACTACCCCGACCGCGCCCAGCGCGTACTGGAGCGGGTGCGCGATCTGCATGGCATCAGCGAGGAACAGCGGGCCGAGGGCAAGGTCTACAGCAGCCAGTTTGGCCAGCGCATGAAGGGCCAGGGCGCATGGGCCGATATGCTGGGCCAGCGCTTTGCCCTGGCCTGCCGCAAGCTGGGGTTGAACCGCGAGCGGGTGCGGCTTGATTGCAGTCTGTAC